Part of the Kushneria marisflavi genome, CGGGTGGCGCAGATATTCGCTGCGATCACTGGCCTGGCTGTGAAGGCGCACAACACTTTCAAAGCGCGACTCAAGCGTACTCATCATCTCTTCGGTATCAAGTGGAAGATGCACGGCATCGCGGGCCTGAGCATGTGCCAGCTGAAAGGCGAGGTGCGGCGCGGTCGGCAGGCTGCCACCAGCGCGGCCCAGCCCGATTCGGGCATCGGTATGTTCACTCAGCTGCTGCCACGGGTTGGGCGTGACCGTAGAACCCGTATCTGATGTCATCGACGTGTCTGATGGCTCTGTCATGGACGCACTCCGTCAGTGGGCACGCGTCAGGGCGTGGGCAAAGGGGGTCAGCAGATTCTGATCCACGATGATTCTGCCGCGACTGTCAGTGATGGCCATTCGTTCCAGCCAGGCTTCGAACTCGGGCGCAGCCCGTAGCCCCAGCACCTCGCGGACATAAAGAGCATCATGAAAGGAGGTGGTCTGATAATTGAGCATGATGTCATCGGAGCCTGGAATGCCCATCACATAGTTACAGCCGGCAGCGCCCAGCAGGGTCAACAGCGCGTCCATATCATCCTGATCGGCTTCGGCATGGTTGGTGTAACAGACATCGCACCCCATCGGCACGCCCAGAAGCTTGCCGCAGAAATGATCCTCAAGGCCTGCCCGGGTAATCTGCTTGCCGTTGAAAAGATATTCCGGCCCGATAAAGCCGACCACCGTATTGACCAGTAGCGGATCGAACGCTCGCGCCACGGCGTAGGCGCGCGCCTCAAGCGTTTGCTGGTCCACGCCGTGATGGGCATTGGCCGACAGCGCACTGCCCTGGCCCGTCTCAAAATACATGACGTTGTTGCCAACCGTGCCACGCTGGAGTGACAGCGCCGCCTCCTGTCCTTCCCTGAGAAGCGCCAGATCAATGCCAAAGCCCTGATTGGCTGCCTGAGTGCCGGCAATCGATTGAAAGACCAGATCGGTGGGTGCGCCACGGTTGATGGCCTCGATCGCGGTGGTGACATGGGTGAGTACACAGCTCTGAGCGGGAATCTCGTAGTGGCTGATGATGTCATCAAGCATTTTCAAAAGCGTGACCACCGCGCCGGTATTATCGGTTGCCGGATTGATACCGATGACCGCATCGCCATTGCCGTACAGCAGCCCGTCCAGAATGCTGGCCGCAATGCCGGTCGGGTGATCCGTGGGATGATTGGGCTGTAGCCGGGTCGACAATCGCCCTTCAAGCCCGATGGTATTGCGAAAGGCGGTGACCACCCGGCACTTTCGCCCCACCAGCACCAGATCCTGCAGACGCATGATCTTGGCCACGGCGGCCACCATTTCAGGGGTCAGCCCCGGCGACAGGGCCGCCAGCACATCACTGTCGACTTCATGAGAGAGCAGATAGTTGCGAAACTCGCCTACGCTCAGGTGGGCAATGCGCCCAAAGGCTTCCCGGTCATGCCCGTCAACGATCAGGCGCGTGACCTCATCGTCTTCGTAAGGCACCAGCAACTCTTCGAGAAAGCGCGTGAGCGGCACCTCCGCCAGTGCCAGCTGCGCTGCGGCCCGCGTTTCGCTGTCAGCGGCCGCAATGCCTGCC contains:
- a CDS encoding ethanolamine ammonia-lyase subunit EutB; this translates as MSEYHHDVGHKRYRFESLKTLMACATPERSGDQLAGIAAADSETRAAAQLALAEVPLTRFLEELLVPYEDDEVTRLIVDGHDREAFGRIAHLSVGEFRNYLLSHEVDSDVLAALSPGLTPEMVAAVAKIMRLQDLVLVGRKCRVVTAFRNTIGLEGRLSTRLQPNHPTDHPTGIAASILDGLLYGNGDAVIGINPATDNTGAVVTLLKMLDDIISHYEIPAQSCVLTHVTTAIEAINRGAPTDLVFQSIAGTQAANQGFGIDLALLREGQEAALSLQRGTVGNNVMYFETGQGSALSANAHHGVDQQTLEARAYAVARAFDPLLVNTVVGFIGPEYLFNGKQITRAGLEDHFCGKLLGVPMGCDVCYTNHAEADQDDMDALLTLLGAAGCNYVMGIPGSDDIMLNYQTTSFHDALYVREVLGLRAAPEFEAWLERMAITDSRGRIIVDQNLLTPFAHALTRAH